One window of the Branchiostoma lanceolatum isolate klBraLanc5 chromosome 3, klBraLanc5.hap2, whole genome shotgun sequence genome contains the following:
- the LOC136429264 gene encoding uncharacterized protein has translation MALSAALLWRHLRRLQTSRLAAAASTLTLRSEHRRWMTTTAETTKDEARFHWKDLPWQAISIAVGIGTLLYQNEKSKDLELRRNKLKYVNNQLSQLYGPLYGNRLANQMSYKEALQGHDNLVKFLQEAEKKWRDPETTDEGVRMLTRWRKFLLYIMHPLDLKAEEIIRDNAHLLENSGVETELFVKFVFHVNYEKLIVANWQEKGGVIGNKEVVEEGDFSRESNGGKSDDETFQMLAHVVVHVKQTYKKLEERKKYLEEK, from the exons ATGGCTCTCTCGGCTGCCTTACTTTGGCGACACCTGAGGCGGTTGCAGACCAGCAGACTGGCCGCGGCGGCTTCAACACTTACCCTCCGGTCCGAGCACAGGCGCTGGATGACGACAACAGCGGAGACAACTAAAGATGAG GCGCGGTTCCATTGGAAGGACCTCCCGTGGCAGGCCATCTCGATTGCCGTAGGAATCGGAACCTTGCTGTACCAGAACGAGAAGAGCAAAGATCTTGAGCTTCGCAGAAACAAGCTGAAGTATGTCAACAACCAACTTTCCCAGCTGTACGGTCCTTTGTATGGGAACAGACTGGCAAATCAAATGAGCTATAAAGAAGCCCTTCAGGGCCACGACAACCTGGTGAAATTTCTCCAAGAAGCCGAGAAGAAATGGAGGGACCCGGAGACGACGGATGAAGGTGTTCGTATGCTAACAAGATGGCGAAAGTTTCTGTTATACATCATGCACCCTCTGGATCTGAAGGCTGAGGAAATCATACGTGACAACGCACATCTGCTCGAAAACAGCGGTGTGGAGACCGAACTCTTTGTGAAGTTTGTCTTCCACGTCAACTACGAGAAGCTGATCGTGGCTAACTGGCAGGAGAAGGGGGGAGTCATCGGAAACAAAGAAGTCGTCGAGGAAGGAGACTTCTCTCGCGAGAGCAACGGCGGGAAATCTGACGACGAGACTTTTCAGATGCTTGCTCATGTAGTTGTCCATGTTAAGCAAACATACAAGAAGCTTGAGGAAAGGAAAAAGTATCTGGAAGAGAAATAG